The following is a genomic window from Rhododendron vialii isolate Sample 1 chromosome 9a, ASM3025357v1.
gtacccggtacctgaccggtaccggtacgtaccgtaccagtaggaaaaccggtaccctgtccgaaacggtattcagaactatggttTGAATGCTTTTTTGAGAAGGGGGATTTAAAGGGTGAATATGATGAGATAAGATGTCAAATGACTTAGTTGCCCCcagtttattattttaatagatAATAAGGATTaatttcattataattagaatatatacatatttatcattattttttgaataaaataaattcattttatctttACAATGTTGAAACCTTAATatttattatgattttttttataaaaaaatttaaaaccaaattttataaaataaaatccttaTGTATTTATTTAGAGTGGTTGAAAATATGTGAGtggtaattttaaaaaaacataattcatacatatatacataatacatatacatatgtatatgttaTTGCCTTGTTTACCACAGAAATCCCAAAATCCCCGCCCCACTTTACTTCTTCCCCACCTGCGGCTGCAACCAAATGCCCAAATCCCCGCCGTATACACCCAAATACCCCAAATTCCCTACACCTTCACCAATGAAAAACCCAAATCCTcaaatctccctcaaaatctCTTCCGATTACAGGCAAGAGAGGACCTTGGCGAATGAGCAGAGGAAGAGGGAGggcgggaggagagagagcagCTCCGATGACGAGCGGTAATCTTTTCTGTCttcgtttctctctctgtaaccgaatttcttaattttttttctttctcttctggTTCAAGGGGGGATTTGGAAGGGTAAAACCGGCTGAAAACCCCTGGATTTGCCACCGACGGGGTTAGACCAGCGCTTCACAAATCCACCTCCAAGTGGATTTGAAGCCGCTACAATGTTTATCTCCGGCTCCCTCAAAactcaaccaaacaccggatttGAGTGGGACCAGGACTACAAATCCGGCCGCCTCACAAATCTGCTTTCTTCTCCgccatccaaacaggccgttATCGAAGGTCGTTGTTGAGGTTCAGGGTTATGGACAGTTTCTGAACTCTCTTtggactaacatactaacactcCGCTAACCctgctgatgtatacaatattgaaaaaaaaaaaatcaaatactacCGAAGTCCCCTTGCTTAACTACCGGTAACTTGGGGTTCCGGTTCAAAAGCAAGAGTACGGAGCTGGGTTCTAAGTTTCACTTTCCATAATTCAAGACTAGGCTTATCCTCATTCTCACCCCTCCTGATTTCAACAATAACCAGTTCGTCCGTTAACCGGTGAATGTCTACTGTAAAAACGATATCCCCATTTCGCCCTTGCACCACCTGCACCGCAAAAACCTTTTTCCTGACCACCGTCATCCTCCACTCCTCCGCCACCTCCTCGATTTTCCCGACTATTCTCTCCGGCGACTCTGCCGAAACAAATCTCTCCACTCTGACGGAGCAATTCGATGATTCGATCAAACCGGACAGATCCAGACCGTGCGACCACGAAATTATATCAAATGCGTTCAAGAAGTCGTACCGTTCGTTGTTGTCGTCATAATCTTCGAGACCAGATAAATCATCGGAGCTGGTTTGGATATGTCGGTAGCCTATTTTGAACCACGGGTCGTCGATGATCTGGTCGAGTGTGATGCGAGTTTTTGGATTCGAGTCGAGTAGACGATGAAGAAATCGTTTGAGCTCAGGAGACGTCCATTCAGGACACCGAAACTCGCCTTTGAAGATTTTACGATACAGCATCATTCTATTCCGATCACTGAACGGAAAGTAACCGGCGTTCAAAGCGTAGAGTATGATTCCACATGACCAAATGTCCACCTTGGCGCCGTCGTATCCTTTGTTCGCAAGGATCTCTGGCGCCAGGTAAGCAGGGGTCCCACAAAACGTGTGGAGGAGGCCGTCGGGTTGGATCTGAGCCGTCACGGCGCTGAGCCCGAAATCGGTCACTTTCAGATTCAAATTCTCGTCTAAGAGGAGATTCTCGCCTTTCAGATCTCGATGGAAAACACCTCGGGAGTGGCAGTAACCGAGGGCGGAGATCAGCTGCTGGAAATACCTGCGGCTCATATCTTCGCTGAACCGTCCTTTCTTGACTTTGTTCAACAACTCCCCTCCCTTGGCGAACTCAAGCACGAAGTAGATTTTCGTCTTGGTCGCCAATACCTCCAAGATGCGAATGATGTGAGGGTGGTGCAGCCGGTGCATGATAGAGACCTCACGCTTAACGTGCTCTGTCAGACCTCCTTTCAGCACGTTCTGCAGGCTCATCGCCTTGATTGCCACGCTCTGCCCCGTCCTGAGGTTCCTGGCGTGGTACACCTTCGCGAAGGCTCCTTGTCCGAGGAGTTTTCCTAACTCGTACTTCCCGAACAGGATTTTTTCTCGTACATCGCCATGGTCATCCATAATCAGAGCCCGCTGGAAATATTCTCAACAAAAGGTAAGGATGTTCAACAACCAGAAGTTTTGACACTTAAATGATGGAGTACTtctttcaagagagagagagagagggagatggaaTGGAATCTTGTTTGGAGAAGAAATTCTGATGCTTCAGGGCTAAGGTTTGTTGGGATCAATTCAAAGGTGATTTCTATATGAATTGAGTAAGATAATGTGTAAGTACTTAGTCAATGAAGGGATGGAGCCTTCGCGGAATGTGGTTCGCGTTATTGGTTGttggagcatctccaatggaatCTCAAAGAATATTCTGTGCTAAAACGTGTTCTCTTACTAATAAAAAATCTTTGACATTTCTGTGATGACCCAAAGTGTTGTTATGATGACGATGGGTGGATGATCTCACCCAAGAGGTGAGGTGATGATATAAGTCTGACCCATATGTTCTTGATAAatccatcttttcttttctatatcTGCTGTCTTGCAATTGCTTCAATTTTCTCAACAATTTTAGTGTTCAAGACTTCTTGTTGCCTTCTTTGGACTGATTGTTTTTTCACGGATTAACCACTTAAGCTAGCTTTCATATTTACCGAACAACTAATATAGCACGGGATTCATGGCTCTTATTCATGCATGCATTTTTGTGATCGGCAATACTATTTTATATATTAAAGAAATTcgataagggtacatcgaggcGGGAGGGTATTCAACTTGGTtggatgagaaaaaaaaaaggaaaagaacccAAAAGAGGAAAACCATGCACCCAAACAACAGCTACATGTTGGCCTCAGCCTCACCGACTCAGTAGAGATCGTGGCGTGCCACCGCCTCAACCCCACAAACAGCAAGGTCGACACTGAATAGATCACCGAAACATACAAAGCCCGAACCACTGGCATTGAAACCCAAGAACACCAAAACACTTTGACCCCAAAACGCAGTACCCTCCATTGTTGTTATTAATGTAGCAACATTTCAGGTCCCAACTACAAGATAAATTTGGGATGAGAAAGTATAACATGTCAGATTGCATGTTGAATGACTGCCTAAGATTTTCCAGCTGCGGGAAATGGATTCTGCTTCTTGATTATTAGAGAGAAATCATGCAAATGATGGACTAGAATTGCAGTTTCATATCACATGCTTTCATCCAGATCCTACTCATCCCCAATAGAACCATTTTGTAGAATGCAACTTGAAAATTTCAGTTCGTATATTCTTCTTTGTGCATGGACAAATGTGTATTAACCAAGTTTACCAGACGCGTGTGTTGGACTTAACCAAGAGGGTTCGGTAAGCATTTTACCTGTGAAATTCCTCAGGGTCTTATTAACCCAGCTATGTAGTTTAGCTAGTTCTGTTTACATTGTTATATATACCTATCGTATCTGAAAGCGGTAAATTGGGAAGCTAAAACAAAACTGTGGAAAGGGAATCTGTAACTTTGCTTCATAGCTCATTGTACATTTCTGTAAATGAAGTTCTTGCCtttatgcataaaaaaaaaaaaaaaacagaacaaaaaacCTAAAAACCGAATGAATGATCACAACCTAATCAAATAAGCCTTAACATTATCAAAACTAGACCCTTACACTTATTCCATTTCAAGTACTTCTTGCCTTTATGCATCTTTCATGATCCTTTTAGCTAGCTCTTAATATAA
Proteins encoded in this region:
- the LOC131301932 gene encoding CBL-interacting serine/threonine-protein kinase 14-like; this translates as MDDHGDVREKILFGKYELGKLLGQGAFAKVYHARNLRTGQSVAIKAMSLQNVLKGGLTEHVKREVSIMHRLHHPHIIRILEVLATKTKIYFVLEFAKGGELLNKVKKGRFSEDMSRRYFQQLISALGYCHSRGVFHRDLKGENLLLDENLNLKVTDFGLSAVTAQIQPDGLLHTFCGTPAYLAPEILANKGYDGAKVDIWSCGIILYALNAGYFPFSDRNRMMLYRKIFKGEFRCPEWTSPELKRFLHRLLDSNPKTRITLDQIIDDPWFKIGYRHIQTSSDDLSGLEDYDDNNERYDFLNAFDIISWSHGLDLSGLIESSNCSVRVERFVSAESPERIVGKIEEVAEEWRMTVVRKKVFAVQVVQGRNGDIVFTVDIHRLTDELVIVEIRRGENEDKPSLELWKVKLRTQLRTLAFEPEPQVTGS